ATCTACCTGTTTTATAAATTCATCATCAGTGAGGTTTGACGAAATATCATCTTTAGTATCAAAGTTGAATGATGCGAAATTTTGAACATTAATGAGTTTATCCACAGCATCTATATTGCTTTCTATACCGTCTGGACAATGCGCAAATATGTAGGCTTCATTTTTAAAATGATTTATCGCTATGATGTTTTGATACACTGCATAGTATAGGTCTGGTATTTCAATAGAGTCATCTTTTTTAGAAATAACGATATCTTCAAAGTACTTAACTGCGTCATAAGCAGTATAGCCAAAAATACCATTATTTATAAACTTGAAATTTTCTTCAGAATTGGAACTGAAACGTTTTGTAAACTGTTGAATTTCTTCTACAACATTTATTGATTCTGTAATGGCCATTTCAGTAAAGCTTCCGTCAGGAAAATTCTGAAATATAGCTTCATTTTCAACTTTTATTGAGGCTATTGGGTTAAAACAGATATAAGAAAAATTCTTGTGGTTTCTATGATAATCGCCACTTTCTAGTAGAATACTGTTAGGGAATTTATCGCGTACCTTGTAATAGACTGAAACTGGTGTAATCGTATCAGTTAGAATCTTTTTGTAATGGGTATGTAAATTAAATATTTTCATAAGTTTAAAAGAAAAAAGGCTTGTCGTGAATGACAAGCCTTTTAGTATTTCAATTAACACAATGGACTATTTCACGAACGTTTCGTTAGTAAAATACCACCACCATGTTTGTTGTTTTCTCATTTGATGTCAAATATAGAAATGATATATATGAATTCAAACTAATTTTTAGATTTTTAACAATCTAGAAAGATAATATTACTGATAATTCAAAATCATCATAAATAGCTTTGTCTTTCAAATCATTAAAGAAGCTAGGAGAACCATATCTTACATCAAATTTAGATCTGTCTACAATTACTTTTGCAGTTGCAGAGTTAACATCTACTACCATTGTAAAGTTTATAGGTTTAGTAATGTTCTTTATTGTTAAATCTCCAGAAACTTCATGGTTTTTAACATCTATCTTATTCACCTTAGTAATGGTGAAATTTGCTTTGCCATGTTTTTCAACACCAAAGAAATCATCAGACTTAAGATGTCCCTCTAAGTTAGTTTTTCCTTTTCCTTCCAAATCTGTAACAGTAATGGTAGTCATATCAATAACAAAGTTCCCACCAGTAAGTGTTTTTCCATCAAACTGAAGTGAACCACTTTCTAATTTTATAGTTCCTTCATGTTGTCCAGTTACTTTTTTACCTACCCATTTTACGGTACTTTGCTCAGTGTTAACTTTTTTATCAATCATTGTGGTGAATGAGAAAAATGATAGTGCTAAAATTGCTACTGTTAGTGTTTTTAAATTTTTCATTTTCGTTTAATTTTAATTATTGAGTTTTAATAAAAGGTTATTTAATTGTTTTAATTCTTTTGGATTTAGAGGTGACGTAATTTTACTTTCTGTACCATCTATCTTTGGGTCTAGTTCTTTTAAGATTTCTAGACCAGTTTTAGTAATTGAGATTTCTACTTTTCGTCTATTTTTTTTACAAGTAATACGCTTTACAAAATCTTTTTTAAGAAGCTTATCTACAAGTCTTGTAGTGTTACTCATTTTATTAATCATTCGTTCTTGAATGTCTTGTAGATTAATTGGGTTTCCCTTTTGACCTCTTAAAATTCGTAATACGTTATACTGCTCTATTGATAAATCATAAGGCTTTAATTGCAAAAGCAAAGCGTCCTTAATAATACTGTTAATATGAAATACACTAATAACCGTGGTCTTGGCATCCGATATTTTTGCAGTTGATTTTAATATATTTTCTAACTCTTTCATATACAACAATTGTATATACAAATGTATAACTATTTGTTGTTATTAAATTTAATTTTTTGTTAAAACTTAAATGGGCTTAAATTCCATGTGTAACTTTATGACATGAAAAAGCTTTTATGCATACTATTTGTCTTTGTAATAGCCTGTGATAGTCCAAAGGAATTAGAGGTATACGACCATGATGGATTAGAACCTTTGATTAATGTAACTGATGACAAAATTCATGTTGTTAATTTTTGGGCAACTTGGTGTGCACCTTGTGTAAAAGAATTACCTTACTTTGAAAAGCTTAACGAAGAGTATAAGGATAAGGATGTTGAATTACTATTGGTTAGTCTAGATTTTCCAAGACAATACGAAACGAAGTTAAAACCATTTTTAAAAGAAAAACAACTAAAGTCTAGAGTGGTTTGTTTAGACGATGTGAACCAAAACAGATGGATACCAGCCATCGATACAACATGGTCTGGTGCTTTGCCAGCAACAATCATATATAAAGGTAACAAGCGACAATTTTATGAAAAGTCTTTTACCTATGAAGAATTAGAAAAAGAAGTACAACAATTATTAAAATAGATTTATTATGAATTTTTCAAATCACGAACTCAAAAAAGCTAATAAAAATAGCGTGAGTAATACACTAAGAATATTAGCAGTATTAGTCTGCTTTGTTAGCTTAACAGCATTCACAATCAAAACAGATGATGGTGGTTATAAAGTTGGAGATATTGCAACAGACTTTTCTTTAAAAAATATAGATGGTAATATGGTATCGCTTTCAGATTACAATAACGCAAAAGGGTTTGTAGTCATTTTTACTTGTAATACATGTCCATATGCTGTTGCCTATGAAGATAGAATCGTTGATTTAGATAAAAAATATGCTTCAAAAGGGTATCCAGTAATTGCTATAATGCCAAATGATACTGATGTTAAACCTGGTGATAACATGCAAGCTATGAAAGCTAGAGCTAAAGCAAAAGATTTTACCTTTCCTTACTTGATGGATGAAGGACAGAAAATATATCCACAATATGGTGCTACAAAAACACCTCATGTGTATATCCTAGAAAAAACTACTGATGGTAATATTGTAAAATACATTGGAGCTATTGATGATAATTATCAAGATGCTGCTGCAGTTAAAACAAAATATGCCGAGAATGCAATTGATGCACTTTTAGCAGGTAAAGAAGTAGAGCAAAAAACAACTAGAGCCATAGGTTGTTCTATCAAAACAAAATAGTTAATTTACCTTTTGTAAGGGAATAAATGTTAAAATTGGAATCCGGAGTGTAACACTTCGGATTTTTTTACGTCTATATCATAAAGAAATGTTAATTTTGTTTAAACAAATTATAGTAAATGGCTGATTTGCAACAGAAAGATTGGACAAAACTACTGTCAGAAGACAATAATTCGGTGGTTTTGGATGTTAGAACATTAGATGAAGTTGAAGAATTAGGAATAATTCCTAATGCGTTGCATATTGATATATTTAAAGGTCAGGGTTTTATTGATGAGATTCAAAAGTTGGATATATCAAAAAAATACTTTGTTTACTGTAAAGCTGGTGGCAGAAGTGCGCAAGCATGTGCAATTATGAATCAGTTAGGTTTCGACAATACGTATAACCTTCTTGGCGGTTTTACCGAATGGGAAGGCGAAGTCAATCAAATATAAAATCAATCAAATCATGAAAAAATTAATATCCATCACACTATTATGCCTTTTAATGCTTATTAGTATAGGCTGTGTGGACAAAAAAGCAGACTCTAGCGATGTCAAATTAGTAACGGCAGACGAGATGAAACAAATAATTGAACTAGAAGATGTCCAAGTAGTTGATGTCAGAACAGCCTCAGAATTTGAAGCCGTACGCATCAAATCTGCACAAAATATTGACTTTAACTCACCAACGTTTGAAGAAGATATAAAAAAGCTTGACAAATCTAAGCCAGTCGTATTGTATTGTAAAGGTGGAGCCAGAAGTGCTAAATGTGCAAAAAAACTAAAGGATGAAGGTTTCGAAAAAATCTATGACTTAGAAGGTGGCTTGTCCAAATGGGAACATTCAAAAATTCTCAACATCGAGAAAAAATCATAAAGTATTTAAAACCGAACTATAAACGTTCGGTTTTTTTGTGCACTCAAGTCTTAAGGTTTTTATAAATTAGACGACTTTTAAGTAGTAAAATCAACACAACTTTTACATTTGTGTTATAACCTTATTATATGGCAATTTTAAAGCGTTTCTTTTTTGCATTACTTACCATAGTAGTAACAACAATTACTTTTGGACAAAATTATAACCCAGCGAGTTGGGAGCATACAGTTGAAAAAATTTCTGAGACCGATTACAAGGTTATTCTTACAGTGACTTTAGAAGAAGGTTATAGTATTTATTCGCAGTATGCAATTGAAGAAGATGGGTTTGCGCCTCAAACTTATTTTGAGTTTAAAAACCAAAAAGGGAATTATACTTTAGTTGGTAATACTACCGAGCCGGACACTAAGCCCAAATTTGATAAGTTGTTTGGCGAAAATGTTAAGAAGTTTAATGACCAAGCCATCTTTACACAACAAATATCTTTAATTAACCCATATTTTAATAAAGTTGTAATTAGCGCAGAGTATCAGACCTGTAATGATGAGAGATGCATTTTAGGAGATGACACTTTTAAATTTAATTTAGACGGAACTCCAGTTGAGGAAGATCTTATTGATATTGACGAACGTAGTCAAAAACTCTCTGAAGAATTAAAGTTAAACGTCACTGGTTGGGACAAATACAAAAAACAAGATATTGAAGAAAAAAGTAACCTTTCCATATTTATTTTAGGGTTTTTAGGTGGTCTTATTGCCTTACTGACACCTTGTGTGTTTCCTATGATTCCTTTGACAGTTTCGTTTTTTACAAAGAGTTCTGGCGATTCTAAGAAAGGATTGTTCAATTCTGTTTTGTATGGATTCTTTATTTTTTTAATATACTTTTTATTGAGTTTACCGTTCCATGTTTTAGATTCTTTAGACTCTGGCATATTGAATAATATTTCAACAAACTCAACACTAAATGTCATATTCTTCGCTATATTTTTAGTGTTTGCATTTTCGTTTTTCGGTTATTTTGAATTGACATTACCACAATCGTGGAGTGCGAAAATGGATGATAAAGCCAATAAGATAGGTGGAGTTATTGGTGTCTTTTTTATGGCGTTAACATTAGCAATTGTGTCATTTTCCTGTACTGGACCAATTCTAGGTGGTTTATTAGGAAGTAGCTTAGCGTCTGATGCTAGTGCCACACAACTCACAATGGGAATGAGCGGTTTTGGTTTGGCATTGGCTTTGCCTTTTACATTGTTTGCCATGTTTCCAAAATGGTTAAATTCATTACCAAAATCTGGTGGTTGGTTAAATACAGTAAAAGTGGTTTTAGGGTTTATAGAGTTGGCCTTAGCACTTAAATTCTTGTCTAATGCAGATTTAGTAGAGCATTGGGGATTATTAAAACGTGAAATTTTTATTGGTCTTTGGATTATTATCGGTATTGGCTTGATATTATACTTGTTCGGTAAAATTAAATTCCCACATGATGGACCACTACAAAAAATTGGAAAAGGTAGAATGACCACTGGTATTTTAGTTGTGGCATTCGTCATCTATTTAATTCCGGGATTGACCAATACAAAATATGCCAATTTGAAGTTATTAAGTGGTTTTCCACCACCAATGTTTTATAGTATTTATGAGAAAGCTTCTGAGTGTCCATTAGATTTAAATTGTAGTAAAGATTGGGAAGAAGGCTTGGCCAAGGCAAAAGCAGAAAACAAACCTATCTTATTAGATTTTACAGGTTGGGCATGTGTTAATTGCCGTAAGATGGAAGAGCAGGTGTGGAGCACATCAGAAGTTTACGATATTTTAAGCGAAAAATACGTAGTTATCTCATTGTATGTAGATGACAAAAAGGAGTTGCCAAAAGACGAGCAGTTCGATTATTTAAGAATAAACGGAACTGTAAAAAACATAGAAACGATTGGTGATAAATGGGGGACGTTACAGACCATAAACTTCCAAAATAATTCGCAGCCCTATTATGTGCTTTTAAATCATGACTTAGAATTACTAAATACGACAAATGCGTATGAACCCAATTCGGATGCTTATTATGAGTGGCTTAAAATTGGGTTAGATAATTTTGAAAAGAAGAAGTCTGTGTCTAATTTTAGATTTGGAAACTAAACTTCAAAATAAACGCTCTCAAAAGGTACTCTAAACCGAGGGCCATAAATACCTTTTTCATCGCGTATACCGCAACTTATAACCATATTTATTTCTGCACCACGAGGTAAGTCTAAGATTTGCTTTACTCGCAGTGTGTCACTGCCTTCCATAGGACAAGTATCATAACCAATTGCAGCCATGCTTGTCATAAAATTTTGTGCGGCTAACCCAGCACTTTTATGAGCCACAATACGCATATCACTTAAGCGTGTTTGCCTATAAATAGGTTTAAATAATCCAATAACTTGGAACACAACAAACTTTATATACCCTAAGATTCCTAGAAAGTCTGTATAGATGGTTGGTATAAGTTTACCGTAATAATTGGTTGCCATCTTTTTACGTTTCAAATCACGTTCAGATAAATCGTCCCTGTCATAAACTTTATTCAAAAAATCTATGTTTGCCTTAGCGCGTTTGCGCCATAAATCTTTACGTGCTACTACAACAACTAATTGTTTAGCGGTTTTTGCTGCACTTTGGTTAAAGCATGCTTGGGCTAAAGCTTCAAGTTTAGTTTTATTAGTTACATGATAAAATTCCCAAAGTTGTAAATTACTACTAGTTGGCGCTAATGACGCGTTAACTAAACATTGTCTTACTTTTTCGGTATCTATGTCATCTTCTTTATAAACACGTGTTGAACGTCTATAACCAATTGCTTCTGATACTGTTTTTTCCATATATGAGTTTTATGAGAATAGGAATTGGTACATTTTGTCACCTATCCAATATCCAAATCCTAAAATTATTGGGTATGCGAGAAATAGCCATACATAATCTATTATTCTTATTACAATTTCTTTTTCACCGGATGCTGTCAAAAATTCAATAAATCCGTACCAAGTCATTATGTTAAGCTTATAGGCAATAAAATTTGCGACTATAGCCGTTAACAATATAAAAATACCAATAAAATAAATTCGCATCATAACCTGTTTTTAAGAACTACAAGATAACATAGAACAACCCACTTTATGTCTTGCCCATTCTGGACGTTTTGCAAACCATTTTATGTTTTTTGGCTGCTCTGCATACGGATTTTTTAAGAGTTGAAATAACGCATCGATTAAATCGTAGTTTCCATTGTTGGCGTCGTCAATGGCGAGTTGGGCCATATAATTTCTAAGTACATATTTTGGGTTTATCAAATCCATTTTAGTTTTTCGTTCTAAATCTGAAAATTTTTCTTTTTCTAATCTAAAACTGTAGCGATCAAACCAATCACCCCATTGTTGCGCAATGGTATCAGCAACGTCATGTGACTTATAAAAGGCATCATTTACAACTTCTAAACCTTTTATACTATTATCTTTATTGAAGTTACTTAACAATCTAAAAAAGATAGTCATATCTGTTTCCGTCAGCTGAAGAATATCTTCTAAAGCTTGAATAAATTGTTGGTCCTTGGCATCATCCTCAAATAAACCTAGTTTAGATTTCATCATTGCCAGCGACTTGGTTTCAAATCCATTTTTGTAATTCTCTAATATTTTTTCCAGAGGTTCTGCGTCCTCAATTAAAGGATATAATGCGTTAGCAAGTTGGTATAAGTTCCATAATCCAATATTGGGTTGATTGGCAAAACGATAGCGTTTGTTTTGAGCATCAGTCGTGTTAGGTGTCCAACCAAAGTCAAATCCTTCTAACCAACCGTATGGGCCGTAATCTATCGTTAATCCTAAGATACTCATGTTGTCAGTATTCATAACTCCATGAACAAAACCAACGCGTTGCCAATGGATTATCATATCTAAAGTCCGCTGCATGACTTGATCAAAAAACAAAATATAGGTATCTTTTGAAGGTTTACCTAAATGCGAAAAATGATGTTTGATTGTATAATGAACAAGAGATTTTAGATTTTTATGGTCTCCACGAGCAGAAAAGATTTCAAAATTTCCAAAACGAAGAAATGATGGTGAAACTCTAGATACAATAGCACCTTTCTCGTATGCCTGATTACCATCATAAAGCATATCTCGCATCACTTGATCACCAGATAATGCTAATGATAACGCTCTTGTTGTTGGCACACCTAAATGGTGCATGGCTTCACTACATAAATATTCTCTGATAGAAGATCGTAATACCGCCAAACCATCTCCACTACGAGAATATGGTGTTTCTCCAGCACCTTTTAACTGAATCGTCCATTGCTTGTTATTATGGTTAACATCAAAAAGATTTATAGCTCGCCCATCACCTAATTGTCCAGCCCAACGTCCAAACTGATGACCACCATAGCACATGGCATAAGGATTTGTCTTTTCTAAAACCTTGTTACCTGTAACAATATTTATAAAATCTTTCGATTTTAAATCTTCATTTGTAAAACCTAAATCTTTAGAAAAATCTGTGGCAACATGTATCAACTTTGGATTAGTAGTTTTCTTGGGTGTGACATAACTAAAACATGCCTCATTTACTTGGCGTCTTGTGTTTGTTTTAATTGAGTCACCAGGCAGTTCTTCAGTAAAATTGCTTTTAATTTTTAGATTCATAATAATTTACTAAGCCACTTGTTCAAATCTTTCTCGGATGGATTTCTTAGTTTTTTTTCTCCAATAGTTATTGATGGAAAATTAAGTTTTCGATTAGTGTACAAGTTACGTAATTCTTCGGCATGAGTTTCATTTTCTTCGACATCGTAAAAAGAAAAATTAAGTTTACGACTTTCAAAAAAAGATTTGTAGTATTGGGTTTTATGGCACCTTTCGGTGCCATAAATTTTAATTTTAGTTTCCATTAAATGATTTGGATTGCTATTTAAGTTTATCCGAATGTAATTTACGGAGTTTTGCCAATTTTGGGTCAATCACAAAACCACAATATCCATATTCTGGATTGTTTTTATAAAAGTCTTGATGTTCTTTTTCTGCTTCGTAAAACGTAACTGCTTCAGATAACTCTGTTACAATAGGGTTTTCGTAATACTTAGACAATTCATCAATTACTGTCTCTGCGATTTCTTTTTGCTTGTAATTATGATAAAAAATTACAGAACGATATTGTGTTCCTCTGTCTGCTCCTTGACGATTTAATGTCGTAGGGTCATGAGTTGTCATAAAAATGACAAGGATATCTTCGTAACTAATCACATTAGCGTCAAAAGTGACTTGCACAACTTCGGCGTCACCAGTTAATCCAGAACAGACTTCTCTGTATGTTGGTCTACCCGGAGCTTTACCGCCACTATAACCGGATACTACGTTTTCTACACCTTTTATTTCTTGAAATACTGCTTCTGTACACCAAAAGCAACCGCCGCCAATAGTAGCGATTTGTAAATTTTTAGTTGTCATTAGGCAGTCTCCTTATTTAAGGTCATAGATTCTGAATTAATACAATAGCGTAATCCACTTGGTTCTGGACCATCAGGAAATATGTGTCCTAAATGTCCATCACAGGTATTACACATAACCTCTACGCGCACCATACCAAAAGATGAATCTTTTTCGTACTTAATAGCATTCTCTTTGATAGGCTGCGTAAAACTTGGCCAACCAGAACTTGAATTAAATTTTATTGTAGAATCAAATAAGGGTGTGTCACAACACACACAATTGTATTGCCCTTCGTCATAAATGCTACAAAGAGCTCCACTATGTGGGCGTTCTGTTCCTTTTTGTCTAGTAATTCTGAATTGTTCTGGAGTTAATTGCGCCATCCATTCGGCTTCAGATTTTTCAACACGCTTGTCTGGCGTTGGATTTCCGTTTACGGAAAAGTTAATTACATCTTTCCAAGTTAGCATACCTTTGGTTCCTTTCTTTCTGTGAGTTAATGTTTTATTAATTAGGTCAGAAACAACCTTACTATTGTAATCAATAAGATTAATTTTAGTCGAAGTTTTTCGGTTTCTTTTCTAGTTAATAAATATGCTTTATTTAGATGTAAAATTAGTCGAAATAACAGCTAATACCTTACGAAAGGAATTGTAAAATAAAAACTCACTATAGATCATCTCTATAGTGAGTTTTTTGTGGAGTCGGAGAGAATCGAACTCTCGTCCAAACAAGTAACCAAAGAGCTTTCTACACGTTTAGTTTTTTCTTAGTTTTCGATTGTAAGCCGATTAAAAACATTCTACTTACAACTTATCTTCTAAATCTCGAAAAGGCATTAAAGCACTACCTAATCTTAGTTAATATTTACGATGCCTCTAAATAGAACGCCATTAACCAAGGCTTTCCGGAGACATAAAGCTTGCCCACCTAGTGAGCCGAGGCTTAATCTTACTATAATTCAGATTATGCAGCTAAAGCGTAGTTATTCTCGCCGTTTAAAATTTGGTCTAGCCTTTTACGTGTTTCAATGCCATTACACGACGTGCTTACCATTTAATTAATCTCGCTGTCAAAACCAGTCGACCCCATAAATGATAAAAGGATGGCGAAGTTACAAAAAAAGTTGTGCAACCTCTTAAATCCAAGTATTTTTGAACAAAAATTATTCCAGACTAATTTATAGTCGTTTTGTCAGTAATTTAAACCTATAAGTATGAAATTCGCCATTATAAAAGAACGCAAAAATCCGCCAGATAGACGAGTGGTATTTTCACCTGAAAAATTGGCCGAAGCAAGAACACAATTTCCTAGTGCAGAATTTGTAGTAGAATCCTCAGATATCCGCATTTTCCCTGATGAAGCGTATAGAGCTTTAGGTTTTAAGGTTACTGACGATGTTTCGGATGCTGATGTTATGATTGGTGTTAAGGAAGTTCCTGTTGAAAATTTAATTCCGAATAAAAAATACTTTTACTTTTCTCATACCATAAAGAAACAACCTTACAATAGGAAGTTACTTAAAGCAATGCTAGACAGACATATTGAAATGTATGATCATGAGACTATTGTCAAAGAAAATAATGCTAGACTTATAGGCTTTGGCCGCTATGCGGGATTAGTAGGTGCCTATAATGGATTTAGAGCTTTGGGACTCAGAGACGGTTTGTTTAGCCTCCCAAAAGTAGAAACACTTGCTGACCTGAATGCAGTAAAGGCACAACTTGATAAAATCTCAGTACCTAATATAAAAATACTCTTAACAGGTACAGGCAAAGTGGCGTATGGTGCAAAAGAAATTTTGGATCATCTTAGCGTAAAACAAGTTAGTGACGCATTGTATTTGACGTCACAGTTTACTGAACCTGTTTATTGTATGGCAGATGTTATGGAATATGCCAAGCGTAAAGATGGTAAGGTAGGAGAGAAGTACGCTTTTTACAAGGATCCAAGTGAATATGAGAGTAATTTTATGGCTTACGCTAAAGAAACCGAATATTTTATTGCTGGGCATTTTTATGGGAATAATGCACCGTATTTGTTTACTAGAGATGACGCAAAACACCCAGAGTTTAGAATTAATTTGGTAGCAGATATCTCTTGTGATATCGATGGTCCAGTGGCAAGTACAATTAGACCATCTACTATTGCAGAGCCTTTTTATGGTTATAATCCAGAAACCGAGGCCGAAACTACTTTTAATAATAGCAATGCAATAACTGTAATGGCAGTAGATAATTTACCTTGTGAATTACCAAAGGACGCTAGCGAAGGTTTTGGTGAAGCATTTTTAGAGCATGTGATTCCTGCATTTTTTGATGAGGACCAGAATCGTGTATTAGAACGTGCGTTGATAACAACAAGCAAAGGAGAACTTACCAAACGTTTTTCTTATTTACAGGATTATGTAGAAGGTAGGGAATAGATTTTCTTAAACATTGAGTAAACTATAAATAAAAATCCTCCGAATCCAAAAGTAAATAACCAAACTTCGGAATGTTCAAAAGGATGAAAAAGCATTTTCATTACATCTAATATTAACTTATTAGGATTGCTAAGTATTTCCCAAGAATTGTATCTAAGAAATCGCCCTAGATATACACCAAATCCGCATAAGAATATTACTGTCGTCATAATTATACTTCCATAAGACTTATTGAGGTACTGTTTTAATAAAGTCGTCATTTCGTTTAGGGATAAAAAGAAAAGTAACATTCCAGTAATAGCAAAGGACGAAATTACCAATATATCTAACCAGAGCATATGAGTTGTGCTCACTTTAAGGTGCAATAAGTCTGTAATGATATAAGGTGCATTTGGTAAAAAGAGTAGCCAAATACAAAAACCAAAACTTAGTTTTATTTTAGTCAGTTTTATCCGGCTTAAATACATTGTTATGGCATAAGGAATAATAGCTAAAAAAACATTCCAAACTAGAAATAAGTAAAAGAATGATTTATTCAGTTTTATTCTAATCATAAGTAGAACAAAACTCATTACCAATGCGGAGAAGAGCATGTATAAGTTTTCAAATTTGTGAATTATAAGTGTTTTTAATGTTTTCATATGTCACTGTTTATAGGTTTATTATAATTTGTTTCGATATGCAGAATTGTTAAGACTCCTGATGTGTATGCTATTATATCAGTAAA
This DNA window, taken from Winogradskyella sp. PC-19, encodes the following:
- a CDS encoding YceI family protein, which gives rise to MKNLKTLTVAILALSFFSFTTMIDKKVNTEQSTVKWVGKKVTGQHEGTIKLESGSLQFDGKTLTGGNFVIDMTTITVTDLEGKGKTNLEGHLKSDDFFGVEKHGKANFTITKVNKIDVKNHEVSGDLTIKNITKPINFTMVVDVNSATAKVIVDRSKFDVRYGSPSFFNDLKDKAIYDDFELSVILSF
- a CDS encoding MarR family winged helix-turn-helix transcriptional regulator, which codes for MKELENILKSTAKISDAKTTVISVFHINSIIKDALLLQLKPYDLSIEQYNVLRILRGQKGNPINLQDIQERMINKMSNTTRLVDKLLKKDFVKRITCKKNRRKVEISITKTGLEILKELDPKIDGTESKITSPLNPKELKQLNNLLLKLNN
- a CDS encoding TlpA family protein disulfide reductase, with translation MKKLLCILFVFVIACDSPKELEVYDHDGLEPLINVTDDKIHVVNFWATWCAPCVKELPYFEKLNEEYKDKDVELLLVSLDFPRQYETKLKPFLKEKQLKSRVVCLDDVNQNRWIPAIDTTWSGALPATIIYKGNKRQFYEKSFTYEELEKEVQQLLK
- a CDS encoding thioredoxin family protein, which encodes MNFSNHELKKANKNSVSNTLRILAVLVCFVSLTAFTIKTDDGGYKVGDIATDFSLKNIDGNMVSLSDYNNAKGFVVIFTCNTCPYAVAYEDRIVDLDKKYASKGYPVIAIMPNDTDVKPGDNMQAMKARAKAKDFTFPYLMDEGQKIYPQYGATKTPHVYILEKTTDGNIVKYIGAIDDNYQDAAAVKTKYAENAIDALLAGKEVEQKTTRAIGCSIKTK
- a CDS encoding rhodanese-like domain-containing protein translates to MADLQQKDWTKLLSEDNNSVVLDVRTLDEVEELGIIPNALHIDIFKGQGFIDEIQKLDISKKYFVYCKAGGRSAQACAIMNQLGFDNTYNLLGGFTEWEGEVNQI
- a CDS encoding rhodanese-like domain-containing protein, yielding MKKLISITLLCLLMLISIGCVDKKADSSDVKLVTADEMKQIIELEDVQVVDVRTASEFEAVRIKSAQNIDFNSPTFEEDIKKLDKSKPVVLYCKGGARSAKCAKKLKDEGFEKIYDLEGGLSKWEHSKILNIEKKS
- a CDS encoding protein-disulfide reductase DsbD family protein, with product MAILKRFFFALLTIVVTTITFGQNYNPASWEHTVEKISETDYKVILTVTLEEGYSIYSQYAIEEDGFAPQTYFEFKNQKGNYTLVGNTTEPDTKPKFDKLFGENVKKFNDQAIFTQQISLINPYFNKVVISAEYQTCNDERCILGDDTFKFNLDGTPVEEDLIDIDERSQKLSEELKLNVTGWDKYKKQDIEEKSNLSIFILGFLGGLIALLTPCVFPMIPLTVSFFTKSSGDSKKGLFNSVLYGFFIFLIYFLLSLPFHVLDSLDSGILNNISTNSTLNVIFFAIFLVFAFSFFGYFELTLPQSWSAKMDDKANKIGGVIGVFFMALTLAIVSFSCTGPILGGLLGSSLASDASATQLTMGMSGFGLALALPFTLFAMFPKWLNSLPKSGGWLNTVKVVLGFIELALALKFLSNADLVEHWGLLKREIFIGLWIIIGIGLILYLFGKIKFPHDGPLQKIGKGRMTTGILVVAFVIYLIPGLTNTKYANLKLLSGFPPPMFYSIYEKASECPLDLNCSKDWEEGLAKAKAENKPILLDFTGWACVNCRKMEEQVWSTSEVYDILSEKYVVISLYVDDKKELPKDEQFDYLRINGTVKNIETIGDKWGTLQTINFQNNSQPYYVLLNHDLELLNTTNAYEPNSDAYYEWLKIGLDNFEKKKSVSNFRFGN
- a CDS encoding nitroreductase family protein, whose translation is MEKTVSEAIGYRRSTRVYKEDDIDTEKVRQCLVNASLAPTSSNLQLWEFYHVTNKTKLEALAQACFNQSAAKTAKQLVVVVARKDLWRKRAKANIDFLNKVYDRDDLSERDLKRKKMATNYYGKLIPTIYTDFLGILGYIKFVVFQVIGLFKPIYRQTRLSDMRIVAHKSAGLAAQNFMTSMAAIGYDTCPMEGSDTLRVKQILDLPRGAEINMVISCGIRDEKGIYGPRFRVPFESVYFEV
- a CDS encoding protein adenylyltransferase SelO codes for the protein MNLKIKSNFTEELPGDSIKTNTRRQVNEACFSYVTPKKTTNPKLIHVATDFSKDLGFTNEDLKSKDFINIVTGNKVLEKTNPYAMCYGGHQFGRWAGQLGDGRAINLFDVNHNNKQWTIQLKGAGETPYSRSGDGLAVLRSSIREYLCSEAMHHLGVPTTRALSLALSGDQVMRDMLYDGNQAYEKGAIVSRVSPSFLRFGNFEIFSARGDHKNLKSLVHYTIKHHFSHLGKPSKDTYILFFDQVMQRTLDMIIHWQRVGFVHGVMNTDNMSILGLTIDYGPYGWLEGFDFGWTPNTTDAQNKRYRFANQPNIGLWNLYQLANALYPLIEDAEPLEKILENYKNGFETKSLAMMKSKLGLFEDDAKDQQFIQALEDILQLTETDMTIFFRLLSNFNKDNSIKGLEVVNDAFYKSHDVADTIAQQWGDWFDRYSFRLEKEKFSDLERKTKMDLINPKYVLRNYMAQLAIDDANNGNYDLIDALFQLLKNPYAEQPKNIKWFAKRPEWARHKVGCSMLSCSS
- a CDS encoding glutaredoxin family protein, with the protein product METKIKIYGTERCHKTQYYKSFFESRKLNFSFYDVEENETHAEELRNLYTNRKLNFPSITIGEKKLRNPSEKDLNKWLSKLL
- the msrA gene encoding peptide-methionine (S)-S-oxide reductase MsrA; protein product: MTTKNLQIATIGGGCFWCTEAVFQEIKGVENVVSGYSGGKAPGRPTYREVCSGLTGDAEVVQVTFDANVISYEDILVIFMTTHDPTTLNRQGADRGTQYRSVIFYHNYKQKEIAETVIDELSKYYENPIVTELSEAVTFYEAEKEHQDFYKNNPEYGYCGFVIDPKLAKLRKLHSDKLK